CGCGCGCGCGTCAAGATCCCGCTCGACGTGCACCTGATGCTCTCCGATCCCGACCGGTTCATCGAACCGTTCGCGGACGCGGGGGCCAGCATCCTCACGGTGCACGCGGAGGCGCTGCCGCACCTGCACCGGACGCTCCAGGTCATCCGGGGGAGGGGGCTGCGCTCGGGGGTGTCGCTCAACCCGGCCACCCCGCTGAAGGACATCGAGGCGGTGCTCGAGGAGGCGGACCTCGCCCTCCTGATGACCGTGAACCCGGGCTTCGGCGGCCAGCGGTTCATCCGGGCGGTGCTTCCCAAGATCGAGGAGCTGCGCCGCCTCGTCGACCGCCGCGGCCTCCGCCTCGACATAGAGGTGGACGGCGGCATCACCACCGAGACCGCCCGGGAGGCGATCCGGGCGGGCGCCAACGTCATCGTCGCCGGCACGGCGGTCTTCGGCGCCGCGGACCTCGCCGCGGCCATCCGTTCGCTGCGCGGCTCCCCGTGACCTGAAAGGCGCCCCCGCGCGGCGCATCCCCGCGAACCGGGGCGGACCAGCCGCGGACCTGACGACCATGGACTCGTACCTCGAGCGCATACGCAACTTCTCGATCGTCGCCCATATCGACCACGGCAAGTCCACGCTCGCGGACCGGCTCCTCCAGCTCACGCACACGATCGACGCGCGCCGATTCAGGGACCAGTTCCTCGACGCCATGGACCTCGAGCGCGAGCGGGGGATCACGATCAAGGCCCACGCGGTCAGGATGGAGTACACGGCGCGAGACGGCGTCACCTACACCCTCAACCTGATCGACACCCCCGGGCACGTGGATTTCAACTACGAGGTGTCGCGCAGTCTCTCCGCCTGCGAGGGGGCGCTCCTCGTCGTGGACGCCGCGCAGGGGGTCGAGGCGCAGACGGTCGCCAACTGCCACCTCTGCGCGCAGAACAACCTGGCGATCATCCCCGTGATCAACAAGGTGGACCTCCCCAGCGCGGACGTCCGGGAGACGAAGCGGCAGATCGAGGACGTGCTGGCCCTCCCCGCCGACGACGCCGCCTGCGTGAGCGCCAAGACCGGGGCCGGGGTGGCGGAGCTTCTGGAGACGATCGTCGCCCGGATCCCGCCCCCGAGGAAACCCGAAAGCGAGGATCTGAAGGCGCTCATCTTCGACTCCCTCTTCGATACCTTCCGCGGGGTGATCATCCACGTGCGGCTGATGAGCGGCCGCGTCTCGCCCGGGATGAAGGTCCGCCTGATGTACACCGGGAAGGCGTTCGAGGTCCAGGAGGTGGGCTGCTTCGTGCCCGACGCGCGGCCGCGCGACCGGCTCCTGCCCGGAGAGGTCGGCTACATCATCGCCAACATCAAGGACTCCGGCGACGTCAGGATCGGGGACACGCTCACCGACGACCGGCGGCCCGCGCGCGCGCCGCTCCCCGGCTTCAAGCGCCTCCGGCCGATGGTCTTCAGCGGTTTCTATCCGGTCGCGACGACGGAGTACGAGAACCTGAAATCCGCCCTGAACCGCCTCCGTCTCAACGATCCCGCCTTCAGCTACGAACCGGAGAATTCGGTCGCGCTGGGGTTCGGCTTCCGCTGCGGTTTCCTCGGTCTTCT
The sequence above is a segment of the Chlamydiota bacterium genome. Coding sequences within it:
- the lepA gene encoding elongation factor 4; translated protein: MDSYLERIRNFSIVAHIDHGKSTLADRLLQLTHTIDARRFRDQFLDAMDLERERGITIKAHAVRMEYTARDGVTYTLNLIDTPGHVDFNYEVSRSLSACEGALLVVDAAQGVEAQTVANCHLCAQNNLAIIPVINKVDLPSADVRETKRQIEDVLALPADDAACVSAKTGAGVAELLETIVARIPPPRKPESEDLKALIFDSLFDTFRGVIIHVRLMSGRVSPGMKVRLMYTGKAFEVQEVGCFVPDARPRDRLLPGEVGYIIANIKDSGDVRIGDTLTDDRRPARAPLPGFKRLRPMVFSGFYPVATTEYENLKSALNRLRLNDPAFSYEPENSVALGFGFRCGFLGLLHMEIIQERLEREYEVGIVATVPSVIYQIKKTDGSLVEIDNPVRMPPPAEIDEIREPMIRAYIIVPNEMIGAMMKLGQERRGECVRTESIDAHRVILTFELPFNEVVIDFYDRLKSVTSGYGSMDYEHVGFRVSDIVKLDILINCEPVDAFSFLVHKEKAEHRGRALAERLKAVIPQQLFRVAIQAAIGGRIIASEVVRPLKKDVTAKCYGGDITRKRKLWEKQKEGKKKMKQIGKINIPQKAFIEVLKVD
- a CDS encoding ribulose-phosphate 3-epimerase yields the protein MNIQIAPSLLAADFGKLGEEALAAEAAGADLLHLDVMDGHFVPNLTVGPAVVAAVRARVKIPLDVHLMLSDPDRFIEPFADAGASILTVHAEALPHLHRTLQVIRGRGLRSGVSLNPATPLKDIEAVLEEADLALLMTVNPGFGGQRFIRAVLPKIEELRRLVDRRGLRLDIEVDGGITTETAREAIRAGANVIVAGTAVFGAADLAAAIRSLRGSP